From Ochotona princeps isolate mOchPri1 chromosome X, mOchPri1.hap1, whole genome shotgun sequence, one genomic window encodes:
- the ALAS2 gene encoding 5-aminolevulinate synthase, erythroid-specific, mitochondrial isoform X1: protein MVAAAMLLRCCPVLAQGPTGFLRKVTKNHQFLFGTGRCPILATQGPTCSQIHLKETKAGENTPSWAKGHCPFMLSELQDGKSKIVQKAAPEVQEDVKAFKTDLPYILASTSPRKQFSGPQEPEQISGKVTHLIKNNMTGNEAFGYDQFFRDKIMEKKQDHTYRVFKTVNRWADAYPFAQHFSEESVASKDVSVWCSNDYLGMSRHPRVLQATQDTLQRHGAGAGGTRNISGTSRFHVELEQELAELHQKDSALLFSSCFVANDSTLFTLAKILPGCEIYSDAGNHASMIQGIRNSGAAKFVFRHNDPDHLKKLLEKSNPKTPKIVAFETVHSMDGAICPLEELCDIAHQHGALTFVDEVHAVGLYGSRGAGIGERDGIMHKIDIISGTLGKAFGCVGGYIASTCDLVDTVRSYAAGFIFTTSLPPMVLSGALESVRLLKGEEGQALRRAHQRNVKHMRQLLMDRGLPVIPCPSHIIPIRVGDAALNSKICDLLLSKHGIYVQAINYPTVPRGEELLRLAPSPHHSPQMMEDFVEKLLVAWTEVGLPLQDLSVAACNFCHRPVHFELMSEWERSYFGNMGPQYVTTYA, encoded by the exons ATGGTGGCAGCAGCCATGTTGCTACGGTGTTGCCCAGTTCTTGCCCAGGGCCCCACAGGCTTCCTGCGTAAGGTGACTAAGAATCATCAGTTCCTGTTTGGTACTGGACGCTGCCCCATCTTGGCTACTCAAGGACCAACATGCTCTCAAATCCACCTTAAGGAAACCAAGGCTGGAGAAA ACACTCCATCTTGGGCCAAAGGCCACTGTCCCTTCATGTTGTCAGAACTTCAGGATGGGAAGAGCAAGATTGTGCAGAAGGCAGCCCCAGAAGTTCAAGAGGATGTGAAGGCTTTCAAGACAG ATTTGCCCTATATCTTGGCCTCAACCAGCCCGAGGAAGCAATTCTCCGGTCCCCAGGAGCCAGAGCAGATTTCAGGGAAGGTTACACACTTGATTAAAAACAACATGACTG GAAATGAAGCCTTTGGTTATGACCAGTTTTTCAGGGATAAGATCATGGAAAAGAAACAAGACCACACCTATCGTGTGTTCAAGACTGTGAACCGCTGGGCTGATGCATACCCATTTGCTCAACACTTTTCTGAAGAGTCTGTGGCCTCCAAGGATGTGTCTGTCTGGTGCAGTAATGACTACCTGGGCATGAGCCGGCATCCTCGAGTCTTGCAGGCGACACA GGATACCCTGCAGCGTcatggagctggagctggtggaACCCGTAATATCTCAGGCACCAGCAGGTTCCATGTGGAGCTTGAGCAGGAGCTGGCTGAGCTGCACCAGAAGGACTCAGCTCTGCTCTTCTCTTCCTGCTTTGTGGCCAATGACTCAACTCTTTTCACCTTAGCTAAGATCCTGCCAG GGTGCGAGATTTACTCAGACGCAGGCAACCATGCTTCCATGATCCAAGGTATACGTaatagtggagcagccaagtttGTCTTCAGGCACAATGACCCTGACCACCTGAAGAAACTTCTAGAGAAATCCAATCCCAAGACACCTAAAATTGTGGCCTTTGAGACTGTTCACTCTATGGATG GTGCCATCTGTCCCCTGGAGGAGCTGTGTGATATAGCCCATCAACACGGTGCCCTAACCTTTGTGGATGAAGTCCATGCTGTAGGACTGTATGGATCCCGGGGTGCTGGGATTGGGGAGCGTGATGGAATTATGCATAAGATTGACATCATCTCTGGAACTCTTG GCAAGGCCTTTGGCTGTGTGGGTGGCTATATCGCCAGCACCTGTGACTTGGTGGACACGGTGCGCTCCTATGCTGCAGGCTTCATCTTCACTACTTCACTGCCCCCCATGGTGCTCTCTGGGGCCCTGGAATCTGTGCGGCTGCTCAAGGGAGAGGAGGGCCAGGCCCTAAGGCGGGCCCACCAACGTAATGTCAAGCATATGCGTCAGCTACTGATGGACAGGGGCCTTCCTGTGATCCCCTGTCCCAGTCACATCATTCCCATCCGG GTGGGTGATGCTGCACTCAACAGCAAGATCTGTGATCTCCTGCTCTCCAAGCATGGCATCTATGTGCAGGCCATCAACTACCCCACTGTCCCCCGGGGTGAGGAACTACTTCGTCTGGCACCCTCTCCACACCATAGCCCTCAAATGATGGAAGATTTTGTGG AGAAGCTGTTGGTAGCCTGGACTGAAGTGGGGCTGCCGCTCCAGGATTTGTCTGTAGCTGCCTGCAATTTCTGTCACCGTCCCGTGCACTTCGAGCTCATGAGTGAGTGGGAACGTTCCTACTTTGGGAACATGGGGCCACAGTATGTCACCACTTATGCCTGA
- the ALAS2 gene encoding 5-aminolevulinate synthase, erythroid-specific, mitochondrial isoform X2 yields MVAAAMLLRCCPVLAQGPTGFLRKVTKNHQFLFGTGRCPILATQGPTCSQIHLKETKAGENTPSWAKGHCPFMLSELQDGKSKIVQKAAPEVQEDVKAFKTGNEAFGYDQFFRDKIMEKKQDHTYRVFKTVNRWADAYPFAQHFSEESVASKDVSVWCSNDYLGMSRHPRVLQATQDTLQRHGAGAGGTRNISGTSRFHVELEQELAELHQKDSALLFSSCFVANDSTLFTLAKILPGCEIYSDAGNHASMIQGIRNSGAAKFVFRHNDPDHLKKLLEKSNPKTPKIVAFETVHSMDGAICPLEELCDIAHQHGALTFVDEVHAVGLYGSRGAGIGERDGIMHKIDIISGTLGKAFGCVGGYIASTCDLVDTVRSYAAGFIFTTSLPPMVLSGALESVRLLKGEEGQALRRAHQRNVKHMRQLLMDRGLPVIPCPSHIIPIRVGDAALNSKICDLLLSKHGIYVQAINYPTVPRGEELLRLAPSPHHSPQMMEDFVEKLLVAWTEVGLPLQDLSVAACNFCHRPVHFELMSEWERSYFGNMGPQYVTTYA; encoded by the exons ATGGTGGCAGCAGCCATGTTGCTACGGTGTTGCCCAGTTCTTGCCCAGGGCCCCACAGGCTTCCTGCGTAAGGTGACTAAGAATCATCAGTTCCTGTTTGGTACTGGACGCTGCCCCATCTTGGCTACTCAAGGACCAACATGCTCTCAAATCCACCTTAAGGAAACCAAGGCTGGAGAAA ACACTCCATCTTGGGCCAAAGGCCACTGTCCCTTCATGTTGTCAGAACTTCAGGATGGGAAGAGCAAGATTGTGCAGAAGGCAGCCCCAGAAGTTCAAGAGGATGTGAAGGCTTTCAAGACAG GAAATGAAGCCTTTGGTTATGACCAGTTTTTCAGGGATAAGATCATGGAAAAGAAACAAGACCACACCTATCGTGTGTTCAAGACTGTGAACCGCTGGGCTGATGCATACCCATTTGCTCAACACTTTTCTGAAGAGTCTGTGGCCTCCAAGGATGTGTCTGTCTGGTGCAGTAATGACTACCTGGGCATGAGCCGGCATCCTCGAGTCTTGCAGGCGACACA GGATACCCTGCAGCGTcatggagctggagctggtggaACCCGTAATATCTCAGGCACCAGCAGGTTCCATGTGGAGCTTGAGCAGGAGCTGGCTGAGCTGCACCAGAAGGACTCAGCTCTGCTCTTCTCTTCCTGCTTTGTGGCCAATGACTCAACTCTTTTCACCTTAGCTAAGATCCTGCCAG GGTGCGAGATTTACTCAGACGCAGGCAACCATGCTTCCATGATCCAAGGTATACGTaatagtggagcagccaagtttGTCTTCAGGCACAATGACCCTGACCACCTGAAGAAACTTCTAGAGAAATCCAATCCCAAGACACCTAAAATTGTGGCCTTTGAGACTGTTCACTCTATGGATG GTGCCATCTGTCCCCTGGAGGAGCTGTGTGATATAGCCCATCAACACGGTGCCCTAACCTTTGTGGATGAAGTCCATGCTGTAGGACTGTATGGATCCCGGGGTGCTGGGATTGGGGAGCGTGATGGAATTATGCATAAGATTGACATCATCTCTGGAACTCTTG GCAAGGCCTTTGGCTGTGTGGGTGGCTATATCGCCAGCACCTGTGACTTGGTGGACACGGTGCGCTCCTATGCTGCAGGCTTCATCTTCACTACTTCACTGCCCCCCATGGTGCTCTCTGGGGCCCTGGAATCTGTGCGGCTGCTCAAGGGAGAGGAGGGCCAGGCCCTAAGGCGGGCCCACCAACGTAATGTCAAGCATATGCGTCAGCTACTGATGGACAGGGGCCTTCCTGTGATCCCCTGTCCCAGTCACATCATTCCCATCCGG GTGGGTGATGCTGCACTCAACAGCAAGATCTGTGATCTCCTGCTCTCCAAGCATGGCATCTATGTGCAGGCCATCAACTACCCCACTGTCCCCCGGGGTGAGGAACTACTTCGTCTGGCACCCTCTCCACACCATAGCCCTCAAATGATGGAAGATTTTGTGG AGAAGCTGTTGGTAGCCTGGACTGAAGTGGGGCTGCCGCTCCAGGATTTGTCTGTAGCTGCCTGCAATTTCTGTCACCGTCCCGTGCACTTCGAGCTCATGAGTGAGTGGGAACGTTCCTACTTTGGGAACATGGGGCCACAGTATGTCACCACTTATGCCTGA